AAGTCTGGCTGGCGTCCAACGACAGCGCCACTATTGAAGTCGGTAAGTTGAAGAGACACTCCGCGACGGGTCTTGCTCATATTCCTAACTAACATCAATAGACCGTGTTGTTGCCGAGCGATCAatgttgatcaagaacatgttGGAAGACATCGGTGATGAGGGTATCAATGCTGAGAACCCTATTCCTATCCCCAACGTATTACTTTCTTCAACACTTGACTTTTTCACGACTGACATGTAGTTCTTTAGGTGAACGAGGCCGTTCTTCGCAAGGTGATTGAGTGGTGCGACCATCACCGCAACGATCCCCTCCAGGCACAGGATGACGATTCCGACGCCCGCAAGAAGACGACTGATATCGAAGAGTGGGACCAAAAGTTTATGCAGGTCGATCAGGAGATGCTGTTTGAAATCATCCTTGTGTGTCCATCCATTCCTATTCATCAAATCATTAGCGACTAACATTTCATGACAGGCATCCAACTATCTCGACatcaagcctcttcttgatgtcggCTGCAAGACCGTCGCCAACATGATCAAGGGCAAGTCTCCCGAAGAGATCCGCAAAACTTTCAACATCACGAATGATTTCACtcctgaggaggaggagcagatCCGCCGGGAGAATGAGTGGGCTGAGGATCGTTAAGTTCCCCTCTGTGTATGATTATGGATAGAGGTTGCGGGGAGGTGCAAGTCGGACTGTGGTGCGGATCAAGCCTTGGGTCATGAGTCGCAGGAAACTTTCCTGTCAAGCCTTGTCAATCCAGGATCATATCAGTATTGATGAGTCACAGGGGTCGTATTAGGCGTTAAAGTTTGGTTTTCCGGGTTGCTTGGGCCAGTGTTTTTGGCACGCTAGGAGCACAAATAGGATTGCTTACGGTAACATGATATTGTCCGAGGCAGGCTCTCTACGGGATGGATCTCGTCCTGCAGTAGTTGAACACAGCTTCAAATCCTACACTTGGAAGCACTGGTAGAAAGTCATTTCGACTTGGCTTAGGACTTCAATTTATGATTGCCATCAAACCCGGCGTTATCAAGACGTTCAGCTATGCAGTGGTCAGCTCGAAATCTGTGATGGATGCGTTGGTGAAAGTGGGATTTGCGGGTTGGGGCATGATTCGTTCATTTGGCTACTTGAAGACTAGCACAACACCATACAGTCTGCTGGTAATAAAGACAGCACACGAGAGCCGACGTTTGCGTTGTCGTCGTTCACAGGCAAGATAGTCTGCATCCATGTAGTTCAGGCccgttttctttcttggggcatcaaagtctttgcattcctttttttttcccctaTGACCGTCCGTGACATGCAGTAACCGGCAATAATCGATAAACCAGGCAACCGGCCCATCGCCCCCGTGCGCACGCGCAGTGCAGTGCAGACACGGCCTCTTAGTTCAGTTTACGCCACAACAATATCGTTCCTCCCCTTTTCCGTTCACGTCAATCATCGCGATACCATGCccaagagagagaaaagtcGGTTGCTGGGCTTTGGGGGCAGGTAACAGCTGGACTATCAGCTTAGATACCGATGCGGGTCTTGCGCCAATGCCTTCGCTTAGCGTTGTAGCTGTTTAGGAATGTTAGCCAAGGGTTACTCTGCTCGCGGGCGGACTGGTAGAGTCGTAAAGTTGTCGTCTCGAAGGGGGGAGTCAAAACGCACCGGATGGTGTTGCCAGTTCGGAGGCGAATCCATTGAGGCACAGGGCGGTTCTGCTTCTGGgccttggcaagcttctgCTTGGTTCGGAAAGACTTGTGGCTCTGTGGGAAAAAGAACAATTAGCGATCCGGTGTCATGGGAGCAGAGCCCGCCCTCGAGAGATTGCGACTCAttttcatcatcgacggACGCGGCGGGAAATATGTTCATTCGATGCAGACTTccattgtcgatgatgaagagagcgagCTGAGAGCGTGCTTCCGAGGGCGATAGGGAGGGGCTGTCATACCGGCATGTTGACGGCGTCGTTGGTGGTCGAGTCGGTCAGTCGTTGCCAAATGGTGATAGAGTATCGAAGTGCAGTACACTTGTTTCGAGGAATTTCGCTTCTAGGGTTAGGTTTTTTCTGTGGGTGGAGCTGAGGTTGGTGCCTGAGGTTTACGGTGAGCGAGATCCACCTCGGGCGGGCACCTCATGGATGGTGCTGAGGTAAGCACTTTTGAGCTCGGCTCGTGACTCTTTAGCTGTAACTCATGACAAAATTacacagtacagtaccttAGTGACGGGAGTGGCTCGTGAGTTGTCCACCTGAGGAAATTATTGGGACGTAGCCTTTGTGAGAAGCATAATAGCAACCAATAAATCGATCTGACTGATATACAAGCTCTAGATGGACATGTATCGGATGTACAGATAGTTCTCTTGGATTAGTTAGTACCTATAGTGACTTAAGTGCCTATTAATGAAAACGCCTCTGTCTCAGGAGGGTTCCAGAGCACGAGACGTTGTAGATTCACTaaaggtacctacctacctacctaccttacttagGTATACAAGTTGTGTGAAGTGGCTTGACGTACTGGCCACTGATCAGTACAAggcatacctaggtaggtaggtaggtacataAGAATTATtgattacctaggtactccgCCCAAGACTTGATACATTTTCAATTCAAGCAAAGTTCGATGACtggagtacctaggtacctttggttacctacctacatagaCTTGAAGGCCATGCATGCACTGCCacatatcaacatcattgTATTTCCTGGCGAATGGCTTACACCacaggcagacagacagtcagtcagtcagtcaagcAGGGGCTCATTGGAAGGCTGAGGTGGTCCGGGTTATTTTGTCAGGCGCTTGGACCAACCCAACGCCGCCAAAAAGAGCAACTTGTCCATGAGAGGCCGAGATGCATTAACTTAAAGGTCCAGAAAAGGGGACCTCTACCTAAATTTACCCAACGTATCCCGTATCCGTACTTTCTAGCTGTTCTACTTCGTTGACTAAGGTACTAAGGCAAACACAAACTGTACTTGTTGCTGCGAATAACGATAAGCGAGCTTATAATCCGTGTCCAACACTTGACAGCCATccaactacctacctacctaggtatcgAAACAATCCAAGTCGCGGagcagacaagacagacaggAGCTTCGAAGCCGTCGCAAGTTGTTCATCATGGGAAACTCAATGTCATGGTTCTCCAACCTACTGTTTGCGAAAAAGGAGATCAGAATATTGATCCTCGGCCTGGTAGGATGACGTCTATCCGACTATCGATCGCATAGCCCCGAGACGCTAACCAGGCGGCATCATAGGATAACGCTGGAAAGACAACATTGCTGTATCGACTCAAGGTTCGGACCTCCAGACATACACGCGCATTGATACATGTTAACAGGCGCTCAAGGTCGGCGAAGTTGTCACAACGATACCTACAATTGGCTTCAATGTCGAATCTGTCACATACAAGAACCTGAACTTTAACGTCTGGGTACGATCTCGACCTCCTCCAGTCTCGGAACGAGCCAGAAGCAGGAATACTGATACGGGCGAGTGCAGGATCTCGGCGGCCAAACAAGCATCCGACCTTACTGGCGGTGCTACTACGCCAACACAGCAGCTGTCATCTTCGTTGTGGACTCAACCGATATCGAGCGATTACACACCGCTTCAGAGGAGCTCTCAGCCATGCTGAACGAGGAAGAACTGAAGGATGCGGCCCTGCTAGTCTTTGCCAACAAACAGGATCAGCCAGGAGCCAAGGGCGCAGGTGAGATTTCTGAGGCCCTGCGTCTGGGCGAGCTCCGCGACCGCAACTGGAGTATCGTGGCCTGCTCAGCGGTCGATGGCAGCGGTGTGAATGAGGGCATGGACTGGCTTGTGGTGAGTTTTGCTATTACCCCCGTACAACTCTCGAGGTGCTAACACCTACGTTTTCAGCAAACTGTCAACCAGGACTAAGCTCGATGacgatttcttcttcagccccgGTTTGGCATTGTACAACAGATGAAATGAAATAATAGTACCACTTTCCGGTTCCATCACACCTTGGTAGACAGCGCCCATAAGGGACAAGTGAAAGAAACGGATGGAGCAGATATCGGCGTATTGGCAGAGCGAACGtgcttttttttctccctctATCTGTTTCTTCACTAAGAGATGAAAGGAATGAACAGCATGGGTGCGTTGCTCGAAGGAGGATATATCATAGTATAACTTTTTAATGCTACAATCCGGGTCCGGCTGAGTCCTGGCTATGATTCTCATGGACTTCTCGTTGCCAGATTTTCTTCGCGGGATGTTTGATCCTGATAAGAGGTGCAAACGATGTGACGGCTAGTGACTGTAGAGGTACGGTAGTTTTTGTAGAGGATACTGCTTacgtaggtaggtactagATAGAATAAGGTAGTTTGATTCGGTGTCTTGGGAAATGCCAGGTTCTTAAAAGGGCTGACATGAGATCGGACTCACACCAGAGCtatccttcttgaacagcTCAAAGCAAACTTCATATTCGGGACTACTGATGAACATTCTACATCATTTCATCTCTGAAATATCCTTCTGGCTGTGGAGCTTCCACTGATAACTACTTGCTAGAGAGTAGTGGTTCTGAAGAATCGGGGTTGGTACTTGGCGTGCCTGGGCAGCTCTAAGTGGTTCACCGAGGAGGTTTTCTACCTCAATGTACTGTTCCTAGGGGAGATTTAGCacgtctttttttttctccctttctttTCCCGTCTGAGTAAGGAATGTTGATAGCATATGGAGCGTGGCTATCGCGTGTTTGTAGGGATGAGTTGAAAGGGGGGAGATCACGAGGGGCTGAGAACACTGACCTTTCTAACATCTATCAACATACTCGGTGATACATGGGCATCAACAGGTTCGGTCACAATCGTTGCTTCTATCATCTCATCTGTAAGCTCCTGTCCATAAGCTGCGGCTGCAGCTTGTATTTCTTTCATGCCAGGCCGTATAACCTCGTCGACGAGGCCAGGACAAAGCTGCATATCGCCAGTATCCAGTCTTGTCAGAGCACCAACTGGATTGTAAACTGCATTATAGAGGAGCTTCCTCCACCGAGAGAAGGTGACGTTATCATCGTAGTGGCAAGTGCAGCGTCCTCCAGCATTGAAGCGTGCTACAAGATCCTTTGCTCTCTCAGCAGCGTTGCCAAAGTCTTCAAAGGGGCCAATACGCAGCTCATCGTGCAGATTGTGTTGGATGGTGCCAGGTTTGGGCTCCGAGGAACCACACATACTGATACCAGAGAGAATTACATTATCCGGAAATGCCTCCTGGACAGGAACTTGAATGTTAAGTCCATTCTGAAGGAGCAGGATGGTGGTGTATCCGAGAGTAACGGCAGGGCGTATAAGATCAGCCACCGGTGTAGAGATCACTGGTATGTTTTTGGTGGCACAGATGATGTAGTCAAAGGGTGAGATGCCGGGCTTGGAGCCATCAGGAATAGATGGTAGGACTGTATCAAGGTTAGTTGATGGGTGATGCGGTACTTGAAGTAGCCTACTCTCGGTTGGTCTGAAGCCAAGGATTTGGCCATAATCTACAGAATTGATGGTGAATCCTCGCTCCTTGACTATTTGATAGCTTGAGCGCAGCACAGCTGTAACCTCAGCCCGGCCTCCggtctcgaggttgagggCTGCTATACAGCCTATTCCCCCACAGCCGACGAGTAGGATTCTTGCCTTATCCATTGTGACTCTTTGACGTTGTCATCAATACTGAAAGAAAAGTTCAACCCAGAATTATTGAGTTTCCAGTAGCCGTAGTCATCGTTatcatggttgttgagagagcGTAGTCTACCTGTATGCGGGGCCGGCTACGGGCCGGTATCTACCTGACCTGGGACATCTGACATGATTGGGCGACTTAACCTAGGTAGTCTACACAAAACGCATACTGTAGACTAGGCCGACAGGAAGGGTCTCCGTATCTGTGTGGTTAAACCGTTATACAGTTCAGTATGATGTACATAGCCAACATAAGTGTTGGGAGATTGTCCAGATTGTGTGCCTGAGTCTGTGAaacattgactttgagtcGGATGGAATTCGATTGTTTTGTCTTGCCCGTTTGATTATGATCCTTCTGACTGACGTCCAACAtgctttttctctctctcgcaAACTAAACCTTGAGAGGACATCTATCACAAGACCTGGTTCAATAAGTTTACTTTCTTACGACCTTGCCCCTTTTGGAGCTTCCCCTCATTTTCGTACCTTACTTGCTTACCTATACCGTAGAGACAGAGGCATATCAGTTTATGGTTGTTAATTGCTTGCTCTCCCTGACTGCCCCAGCTTGGCCAACTCGCCTAGTgaacccccccccccccaggCCCGGGTCACCTAAAGTCCCCTAGTGGCACGGGCCAGACGTTCTCTCTTCAACTGCTGGTCTCATTCGTACATAAGTCAATGAatgtcttggtcttgtgtGAAGCGAATGTGAGACAGGATCGTCTCAAACTCTCTCCTCGTCCAACTGCTTCCCTCATTTTGAccatcatcatatcatgacCGTTCCACAACCGatttctcctcttcctcaggcTCCTATTGCCACAGCTTTGCCCGATGCTCCACCAACCGACTTCTTTTCTCCTATTCAATGGGACGTCTTCTTTGCACTTGTCGACGGTGTCTTGCCCTCCATCACCTCAGAGTCCGATGTGACCGACGATCAAGGTCAGATTCAGCTTCCAGACCATGAAGTCAATGCTGTCCTCGATCGTAGTGCCGAGGCTCTGGCAGCCCCAGCCACTAGAGACAATATCCGTGCCTTTCTCCGTGATAGGCCTGTCAATGATGCTCGCTTTAGAGATAACCTCATGAGGACCCTGGCCATATCCCCGCCCGACCAACTCAAGCGCCTTGCCGGGTTATTGAGCTTGATGTCGTGAGTACAACTAGACGGGCCATGCTTCCATTTGTTTCGCGTCACTAAGTTTTTTTCTCAAGCACCCGTCCTGGTAGCTACTTCATCACCGGCTACTGGCAACCAATATACAACCAGCCCACCCACGTCCGCGAAGCTATCCTCAAATCATGGGCCACATCCCCCAAGGATCGCTGGTCCGCTCTGGCCAAAACGATGTCTGCCATGTCTTTCAAGGCATATTCTCAAACCAGTTCGGCTCTCTACCAGCTCTCGGGTTACTCAGATACCCCAAAGGACTGGCAACCAAAGGAAACCTTCGACTATGACTTTCTCCAGATCGGCCCCGGGGACGACGCACATGCCATAGAGACCGACGTCGTCATTATCGGTTCCGGCTGCGGCGGAGGTGTATGTGCCAAGAATCTAGCAGAGGCTGGCCACAAAGTCATTGTCGTGGATAAGGCCTATCACTATCCTTCAACACACCTCCCCATGGCTCAGGATGCGGCCTGTGCTCATCTCTACGACAACGCAGGCTTCTTTATGACGGAAGACTCTGGCTGTACCGTCACATCTGGCAGTGCATGGGGTGGAGGAGGTACCGTCAACTGGAGCGTATGTCTCAAGCCTCAAGACTTTGTGCGAGAGGAATGGGCGGATGAGGGCCTTCCTTTCTTCACATCCACAGAGTTCGACGAGTGTCTAGACCGTGTGTGGGAGTTTCAAGGGGCTGGCACTGACCAGATACGCCACAATCACCGAAACAGAGTGCTTCTAAATGGCTCAAGCAAGCTCGGCTGGACGGCACGTCCAGCTCCCGTCAACACGGGAGGGAGGGAGCACTTCTGTGGCCAGTGTCACCTTGGCTGTGGCCTGGCCGAAAAGCGAGGGCCAGCTGTGAGCTGGTTACCggatgctgccaaggccgGCGCTCAGTTCATGGAAGGATTTCAGGTCGACAAGATCCTGTTTGATTATGACGGGCAGACtgccattggcatcgaggGAGAGTGGGTGTCGAGGGATAGTGCAGGTGACTTGAATGACGCGAACAACAGAATCAAGAGACAGGTCATAGTCAGGGCCAAGAAGGTAATCCTTGCAGCCGGCTCGTTATGGAGCCCGATCGTCCTCAAGAACAGCGGTATTACTGTACGTGTCCCTGTCCGCAGTGAATAAAGGTTATTGGCTAACTTTGTCTAGAATCCGAATGTGGGAGCTAATCTGCACCTCCATCCTTGCAACTTTGTCACAGCAGTATGGAAGGAGGAAACGATACCTTGGGAGGGGGGCATTATCACCAGCTACTGTCCCCAGTTTGACAACGTCGACGGTAGTGGATACGGAACGAAGCTGGAAACGACGTGCATGGTGGTGAGTAACGAATCCAGTATTGTCGTCGAATCATCCTGACTCGCCATAGCCATTCACAATTCTGTCGCAAGCATCATGGACCAGCGGCCTAGATGCAAAACTCCATATGACAAAGTTGCGTCACATGAATGCCTGGATATCGTTGACCAGAGATCGTGACGCAGGCAGCGTCTTTCCAGACCCCACGACTGGTCGACCTCGCATTGATTATACTCCCTCGGACTATGATCGAGCCCATACCATCCAGGgagttgaggctctggccAAGATATGCTATGTCACGGGAGCAGTCGAGATACGTCCTCTTCTCAAGGGTCTGGAACCCTTTGTGCGCAAGGGAGAGACGTCCTCGGAGCATTCGCTAGACTCCAAAGGCTCAGTGGCCGATCCAGAGACCACTGACCCAGCCTTTGCCTCCTGGCTCAGCACCGTCCGCGAAGTGGGCAACAAACCACCGACGGCCCCTTGGAGCTCAGCCCATCAGATGGGCACGTGCCGCATGAGCGCGAGCAGCGACGAGGgcgtggttgatgagaagggaaGGGTCTGGGGCACGGGTAACCTTTACGTCGCAGATGGGAGCGTGTTTCCCAGCGCCAGTGGCGTGAATCCCATGATCACCATTATGGCCATTGCGGATTGGATATCACGCGGCGTGGACGCAGACCTGAGGGCGTGAGGGGTAGTGATTGTGATATGACAAGACAGGAGAGCCGATATAGCTGTAGCTGTGTGTAGTGTTATTATTGTCCTGTAAACGACTGGACGTTATCTCCCGAGAGACATACAGGGGATTTGATAGAGTCATAGTCGACGGTACAGTAGAATACTTTGACTGGTCTTCGAGTCCGCATCAGTCAACCTGCCCCTGAACACCGTGTTTCCTAGCAACGAAGTGCCATTGACTCGTGAATGAGGACTAGGGAAGGCTTTGCTTCCGTCGGCAATCCTTGGATTCGTTGGTCTGCTCCACGCAGAGACTCGGGGTCATTTCATGGCCGAAACGTATTCCGCTTGGATATCACCAAAGACATTCTTCCAGGGATACAACGAGGCTTGAGTCACGGCTATGTTATGTGGCCAACGTATAGACAACGAGTTATGGGGTGTAAGTAAGGTGAGTGTACAGTACAGGTGAGGCAAAACGGGTTTCGCTTAGACTGTTTGCATCGGCCTTGGGTTCTCGGACCTAGGGTAAATTTTTGTGGGTGACTAGAGAAGAACTAGGCAACCCTCAAACCAGCAGACCTTGAAAAGGGTAGCTATCGGCGTTTCAATGGCCCCAGCCCGTATCCAAGGGAGCGGTCGCTGGTGCCACGTCTTGGATGGAACTTTAAGTGAGGCTCTCAACTGTCTTGGAGTTCTCGGTAGTACCGGTAGCGTAGGCCTCCTGCCTTTTGAGAGGATAAAGGCTCCAGTGCGGGGAACGGCACGCCACAAGCGAGCACAGCCACCCGGAGATCTGCAAGCCACGCCCGACTTTAATCCAGTGCCGGGCCAGGATCAGCGGCattagtgagtgagtgagtgagtgagttgTGCTCAGCTGTTCCAGGGACAATTGACAACAGGTCAGCAggtgtcgctgtcgctgtcactATTATGTTTGTGAGTCAGGATGACGCTTTGAAGATTAGATGTGAGATTGTTTCAGATATCGACGTCACGGTTCGATTAACTAATGGCTGCCATCGTtgtaactacctaggtagatagGTAATTCCCAACACAAAAGTGACAAGCAGGGGTACTCGACCTGGTAGTAGCGGTTTGTAGTTTACAGAATTCAGGTTATCTCAAGATACAAAGACAACAATCTCACTTTGCCCGTGGAACTTCTAATTATAAATCGATCGATCGATCAATTCAATGTGAGTTCCCATATAAACGCCTTAGTCTTTTTGGTGCTATTCGAATACCACTTCAGCTCCCAAGATCTACGACAGGCACAAGCACTAGCGGTAGTAGGAGCCTGGGAGTGTCTGTAGTATTGGTGATTAGCTGTCAGATTTCTTCAATCCCATTCTGTGCTTGCCGTCAAGCATTCTGTCAAGCTGTCAAGCTGTACCTGTATGCGAAAATACTTTGACGTTGGTTGACTAACAAAGTCGGTAAAGAAAAATACGGGTCGTTCTCCCAATCTTCCAGACTCATGCCGGGTGCATTTCCTAATTAGgatcaatatccttgacaatTCAGCCACTTTACGGACTTGCCCGCCAAGTGATCGGTCGGCTTGAGTGGGTCTTTTTCGCCGCCATCGGGTCCGAGCCGCTCCGGCTTCTCAATGCTTAGTAGACTTCGCAAAATCCATCAAAATTCCTCATTGAGGCTCGAATCTTGATATTTACGTTTATTTTTGGCAACATTGATCTGCGTTCCCAGAGTTTTAAAGCAGTGGGCCGGGACTGGTAGTGCGGAAATACCAATTTACAATGGAAGTTTCCTGGGCATGGGTAGTGGTGTAACATTTCCTAGAAGCACGGATATCAAATGCAATACCTTTTCACAGCCAAATAGCTACTTGATATGCCCACCATTCACAATTGAGAGGGCGAAGGATGCTCCAGCTGGTGAGGTACCTGGCTATTGAGCAGGTCACTGACCGCGAGGCTTCCTGTAGTCATGCCTGACTACCTATCGTCAAACCGGAATGCCATGTATATACCGAGTAAGCAAAATCATAAAGCGATGCTCCGTGAACCTGGTGACTACCTATCCAGCAACGTCACCTCGGCCGTAGCCCAGGGAGCAGAGAAACTTCTGACCCTGGACTGAGGTGCCAGAAATAACTAACCGGGAGACTACCTAGCGTATGCTGAATGTGTCTAGGTATTTTTGCCACTCGAGATAGAAATCGTAGTTTTTTCCTACCTCACCCAGGGCGGCTACAGAGACGTTGTGAAACCTGGGGTTCTGACAGTCACACACCATTACAGTGATAGCGTACATACTTGTACATGCCGTGTAGTCAGGGCCCATGAAACAAAATGCGACCTGACTTTTCCATGTGACTTATGACGACATGGGAGAAAAATGCTGCGGGCTACAAGTGACCGGCCACCTCTGGGGAACGGAAACGGGCTTCTCCGTCACCTGCATTTCCCATGCGCctgcatgcatgcatattCATGCGATGCCAGGCCTCGTAGAGGAAAGGCAGAATTGAAGAGTCGTAGATCTAGTACCTACTCCGTCTTTAGATATCAAACTTCGATACTACTACGGAGCAAGTGAATCAACGTAACATGCACCAGAGATAGATAGTACGTACATACCCGGTAGCGACAAGCGCTGTTGATTCCAAAAATAGCAGGGCGTGCCACGAAAGACTGCGCCACAATACGGGGCTAGTGGCACACCTAGATCCATTTTCTAGGGCTCcttgctctctctctctctctctttctcccaATACCACTCACTGACTGTCTTTTCAGCACCTGGTATCGGTACTTTTCAGAAGGCACTTTGGAAGTCGCACGTGCATCTGTTTCTTCCCTTGGGGAGTCTTGGTTCCGGCGCGCGGCCGAGCGATCAgtggatccatccatccatccatcttcgGACCCAAGCTCCAAGACTTACTATGTATGTTCGGTCGGTGATTGACGTGCAATCAACCTCCTTCGGCTACGCGTCTCTGAGCGCGTcgtacatacatatcatTCATTTCACCATCATCTAGCACTCATGGCCTGGTGCAAGGTCATTGGCGACGCAGTCATGCAAGGGTAGATTACCTGATGCTGTGATGCTTCTAGAACCGCACCACGAGTCCAACAACAGGATGGAAAAAGGGTGACCGGACCCCTTGCTTATGCCCTTTTATCCAACAATTAACAGGGGGTCACCTCGATATTGGGTCTAGGTGCCCGTTCTCTGGAATGCATCACGCCGCCAAAAGTCCATAGCGTATCGGACCAAgatgagacaagacagacctttcttttttttttcttgaCTCCAACGCAAACTCCGCACAAAGGGCCAGTATACACCTGAAGAGATTACTACGTATGGGCTTGTCAAAGTCGCTCATCTTCCACTTTGGGACTTGCTTTTTCCGTCGACTCCATGACcctttggccttggtcttCCCAGCTCTCTTTGTCTTGAGCCATCTCTGGACGATGATTGGTTATAGAGACTTGAGCCGAGAAGTGCACCTAGCTCTGATTGGTTCATATTGTTGACCCCTGAGCCAATCACAGACTGTAAGAGCACTTTCACCAGAGCCTCACCACACGTCTGAGACTAGCATGGATGACTCTTCTTCGTACCAGGACATCGACGGGctctcattcctctcccGTCTTCTGGGAGCCACCCTGGATCCTGATCTAGCCCCCGTGCTCCTTCCCTTTCCTCACACTTGGATAAGTGTCCTCTCCTTTCTGAAATCCGGGCACAGAACTATCCAAGATGCATGGATCATGTCCCTCGACCTTGGACTCTTGAAGCGACGGGATGAAGTTTCATGGCCAACCACATCGTGAGAAGCCTATATTCCCCTTAAAGACGAGACGGGAACGACGGGAGCGACCGCTACCTTATGGACCCGAGCcgttgaaggtgaagataCCCCTTATTAGATATTCATCAATGCTGAGGAATAGGGCGGAGAACGGCGGAAGAAGGCTGCTTTGGTAGTCGTGATAGTGTAATTCCCTCACTTTCCGAGGCATGTTCCGTCGAAAATTCCATGATAATACTTACGGTAGGGGAACAGCAGCCCACGTCACGGAGACCGGTGTCATAATGGGAACTAAACCAACTACAGAATGTAGAAGCAGTTGCAAAGCCGAGCATTCGTGCGTCTGCTACCTATCTAGTGCAAGTACCATCTCATGCGTATGCGTATGCGCATGCAGGTCATCTCGTAAGGTGCACCTGGGCAAAGCGTCCGCTGAA
This region of Fusarium verticillioides 7600 chromosome 3, whole genome shotgun sequence genomic DNA includes:
- a CDS encoding E3 ubiquitin ligase complex SCF subunit scon-3 — protein: MAESTSTQKVWLASNDSATIEVDRVVAERSMLIKNMLEDIGDEGINAENPIPIPNVNEAVLRKVIEWCDHHRNDPLQAQDDDSDARKKTTDIEEWDQKFMQVDQEMLFEIILASNYLDIKPLLDVGCKTVANMIKGKSPEEIRKTFNITNDFTPEEEEQIRRENEWAEDR
- a CDS encoding 60S ribosomal protein L39; the protein is MPSHKSFRTKQKLAKAQKQNRPVPQWIRLRTGNTIRYNAKRRHWRKTRIGI
- a CDS encoding ADP-ribosylation factor-like protein 1 is translated as MGNSMSWFSNLLFAKKEIRILILGLDNAGKTTLLYRLKVGEVVTTIPTIGFNVESVTYKNLNFNVWDLGGQTSIRPYWRCYYANTAAVIFVVDSTDIERLHTASEELSAMLNEEELKDAALLVFANKQDQPGAKGAGEISEALRLGELRDRNWSIVACSAVDGSGVNEGMDWLVQTVNQD
- a CDS encoding 2-dehydropantoate 2-reductase, coding for MDKARILLVGCGGIGCIAALNLETGGRAEVTAVLRSSYQIVKERGFTINSVDYGQILGFRPTEILPSIPDGSKPGISPFDYIICATKNIPVISTPVADLIRPAVTLGYTTILLLQNGLNIQVPVQEAFPDNVILSGISMCGSSEPKPGTIQHNLHDELRIGPFEDFGNAAERAKDLVARFNAGGRCTCHYDDNVTFSRWRKLLYNAVYNPVGALTRLDTGDMQLCPGLVDEVIRPGMKEIQAAAAAYGQELTDEMIEATIVTEPVDAHVSPSMLIDVRKEQYIEVENLLGEPLRAAQARQVPTPILQNHYSLASSYQWKLHSQKDISEMK